TTTCCTGAGTTGGGGGCTTAAATGGAGGGGGAtgtgtgttgtttttattttctgtaatttaaagTGGGCTTTAGATGGGCTCATCTGCAAAAGATCATTGCAAGGAGGATTTGGAAACCAGGAGCAATAGTCACTGCAAGGAAACCTGGAAAGCTAATTTGCACCATAATCAGCCTGCCCAGAGGGCTCCGACACCAAGAGCTGTGTAGACAGTCTGGATATGGAGGTAACAAGCTTGTGCATCAAGGCTTTGGGATTAAACTGAGAGTAACCCTGATCCCACTCTACAGGTCCTCATCTACCGGCAATGACAGataagccaggctggatgaagtgGAAGGAGTCCTACCTTGTCGATGAAGGAGGCAAACTTTTTGTTGAGGGATTTGACTtggttctcctcctcctgccgcACTCTCTGCGTGTTGGGCTCAATCTCCAAGTTAAGAGGTACCAAGAGGTGTTGGTTGACCGTGACCCCTTGAATGCCTCCAGGGCCGCATCCTCCTCTGAACGCAAACCCAGCTCCACCAACTCCATGTGCCAACCCGCCCTGACCTGACCCATAACTGCGTCCTGACCTAACGATGCTCTCCACTCATGGAAATCCCCTTGCTTGCCCCTAGATTATGAAGGCTCCTCCTGCCAAAACCGCTGCTGATCCATCCCATGCCTTCAGTGCTGTTTTGAGACATGGAGCTGAAGCTGCTTCAGTcaacaggcacagcagcagaagcagcactgaaaccCCCAGTGAGTCCCCCTGACCTCATGACAATTGACTTCTGTGCCTTTGCTCGCTGGTGGCAGGAGCGGAGAACAATGAGGTGAGATGGAAGATGAGTAGAAGGCTTTGGGAGTTTGGATCAGCAGTCCCCTCTGCCTTTTATCCTTT
This genomic window from Lathamus discolor isolate bLatDis1 chromosome 23, bLatDis1.hap1, whole genome shotgun sequence contains:
- the LOC136003646 gene encoding LOW QUALITY PROTEIN: keratin, type II cytoskeletal 6A-like (The sequence of the model RefSeq protein was modified relative to this genomic sequence to represent the inferred CDS: deleted 2 bases in 2 codons), with the protein product MGWISSGFGRRSLHNLGASKGISMSGEHRRSGRSYGSGQGGLAHGVGGAGFAFRGGCGPGGIQGVTVNQHLLVPLNLEIEPNTQRVRQEEENQVKSLNKKFASFIDKVRFLEQQNKVLEIKWSLLKDQKSCEKNLEPMFDGYISNTRRQLEVLGGDRLQLSSALKTMQDAVEDLKSSSASSPKVASEQERLPWGSEIITHNLL